In the genome of Cryptomeria japonica chromosome 8, Sugi_1.0, whole genome shotgun sequence, one region contains:
- the LOC131058121 gene encoding MLO-like protein 9 has product MAGATGERSLEETPTWAVALVCLVFIVISVILEQSIHHAGKWLLARNKRPLYEALDKIKSELMLLGFISLLLTVGQQLISKICISKKIAYSMLPCDKKEDSDSESKTDPRDENHRKLLWTSMSSNQEVPWRRVLASPAGGVDHCTQKGMYPLVSQSGMHQLHIFIFILAILHVFYSVLTMALGRAKMRQWKSWEKETQTLEYQFSNDPARFRFTHETSFVRRHSTFWIRTPVLKWIVCFFRQFFRSVPKVDYLTLRHGFIMAHLAPNSKFDFQKYIRRSLDDDFKVVVGISPPLWAFAVVFLLLNVSGWYAYFWLSFVPLCIVLLVGMKLQVIITEMALEIHERHAVVKGTPLVQPSDKRFWFNRPKLVLFLIHFTLFQNAFQLAYFLWIWYEFGLRSCFHSNFTFIMIRVAMGISVQILCSYITLPLYALVTQMGSHMKKAIFEEQTANALKKWHKNAKKNRKKNRRPESSGFRSGEATPSRGSSPIHLLHKYKTMGDIESPEISRRLYHSEHEASDYELEQLSASASPSPPHHLSFQHTHPASTSEPEKNTQTTRQRSTAKDTDDFSFGM; this is encoded by the exons ATGGCAGGAGCTACAGGCGAACGATCTTTGGAGGAAACTCCTACATGGGCAGTAGCTCTTGTTTGTCTAGTATTCATTGTCATTTCCGTAATACTTGAACAATCTATTCATCATGCTGGCAAG TGGCTTTTGGCGCGAAATAAAAGGCCCTTGTATGAAGCACTTGATAAGATCAAATCAG AATTGATGCTTCTGGGGTTCATCTCCCTTCTATTGACAGTTGGACAGCAGCTTATTTCCAAGATATGTATATCGAAAAAAATAGCTTACTCTATGCTTCCCTGTGACAAGAAGGAAGATTCAGACTCAGAGTCGAAAACTGATCCAAGAGATGAAAACCACAGGAAACTTCTATGGACATCCATGTCTTCTAATCAGGAGGTCCCATGGAGGCGTGTTTTGGCTTCTCCTGCTGGGGGTGTGGATCACTGTACACAAAAG GGCATGTACCCTCTTGTTTCCCAGAGTGGCATGCACCAACTCCACATCTTCATCTTTATATTGGCAATTCTACATGTCTTCTACAGCGTCCTAACCATGGCCTTAGGAAGAGCAAAA ATGAGACAGTGGAAATCATGGGAGAAGGAAACCCAAACATTGGAATATCAATTTTCAAATG ATCCTGCAAGATTCAGATTTACCCATGAAACTTCATTTGTAAGGCGCCACTCAACTTTCTGGATACGAACTCCGGTTCTTAAATGGATT GTATGCTTCTTTCGACAATTCTTTAGGTCAGTACCTAAAGTTGATTACCTGACTTTGCGCCATGGCTTCATTATG GCTCACTTGGCTCCAAACAGCAAGTTTGATTTTCAGAAATATATAAGGAGGTCTTTGGACGATGACTTCAAGGTTGTAGTTGGAATCAG CCCTCCATTGTGGGCATTTGCTGTGGTCTTTTTGCTTCTTAATGTGTCTG GGTGGTATGCTTACTTTTGGCTCTCTTTCGTGCCCTTATGT ATAGTCCTGTTAGTTGGAATGAAGCTACAAGTCATAATAACAGAGATGGCCTTAGAAATCCATGAGAGGCATGCTGTAGTCAAAGGAACGCCATTAGTGCAGCCGAGTGATAAACGGTTCTGGTTCAATCGCCCAAAGTTGGTTCTCTTTCTGATACATTTTACTCTCTTCCAG AATGCTTTCCAGCTTGCTTACTTTTTATGGATATGG TATGAGTTTGGCCTGAGGTCCTGTTTCCATTCAAATTTCACATTTATCATGATCAGAGTTGCCATGGG GATATCTGTGCAAATTTTGTGCAGCTATATTACACTTCCTCTATATGCCCTCGTGACACAG ATGGGGTCTCACATGAAGAAGGCTATATTCGAAGAGCAGACAGCAAATGCACTAAAGAAATGGCATAAAAATgccaagaaaaataggaagaaaaaCAGAAGGCCCGAATCCTCTGGATTTCGAAGTGGCGAAGCAACTCCCAGCCGCGGGTCATCACCAATCCATTTGCTCCACAAGTACAAAACAATGGGAGATATTGAAAGTCCAGAAATCTCTCGAAGACTTTACCATTCAGAGCATGAAGCATCAGATTATGAGTTAGAACAGCTTTCTGCTTCTGCTTCTCCTTCTCCTCCTCATCATCTTTCGTTCCAGCATACTCACCCTGCTTCTACTTCTGAGCCAGAGAAGAACACACAGACGACAAGACAACGGTCCACTGCAAAAGACACCGATGATTTCTCCTTTGGAATGTAA